A single region of the Candidatus Nanopelagicales bacterium genome encodes:
- a CDS encoding MarR family transcriptional regulator has product MARRDNITSAHDPGPAGEDSVAASGSGSAARDAGSAARDAGSAARDAGSAARDAGSAAHAAGPAARDAGSAAHAAGPAAHAAGPAAHAAGPAAHDSVAELIAEWAGVDPAMDLATVAIVARLGRIRTHIAMRMDEVFAAHGISAADFAAMSILRRRGEVPMRSVADGLYLTAGTVTPRIRRLVDHGLVRVSPDVHDARVRLVALTTLGERTFDAVVPAHLATQRQALESLTAAQRLELAGLLAILLTDLES; this is encoded by the coding sequence ATGGCTCGACGGGACAACATCACGAGCGCCCACGATCCGGGCCCTGCGGGCGAGGACAGCGTCGCGGCCAGTGGCTCCGGCTCCGCCGCTCGTGACGCGGGCTCCGCCGCTCGTGACGCGGGCTCCGCCGCTCGTGACGCGGGCTCCGCCGCTCGTGACGCGGGCTCCGCCGCACATGCCGCGGGTCCCGCCGCTCGTGACGCGGGCTCCGCCGCACATGCCGCGGGTCCCGCCGCACATGCCGCGGGTCCCGCCGCACATGCCGCGGGTCCCGCCGCTCATGACAGTGTCGCGGAACTCATCGCCGAGTGGGCCGGGGTGGACCCGGCGATGGATCTGGCCACCGTGGCCATCGTCGCCCGCCTGGGACGGATCAGGACTCACATCGCGATGAGGATGGACGAGGTCTTCGCCGCGCACGGAATCTCCGCGGCGGACTTCGCCGCCATGTCGATCCTGCGCCGCCGAGGGGAAGTGCCCATGCGTAGCGTGGCGGACGGTCTGTACCTCACGGCCGGGACGGTCACACCGCGCATCCGTCGTCTGGTCGACCATGGCCTGGTCCGCGTCAGTCCCGACGTTCACGACGCGCGCGTTCGCCTCGTGGCGCTGACGACCCTGGGAGAACGCACCTTCGATGCTGTCGTGCCGGCCCATCTCGCGACCCAACGCCAAGCGCTCGAGTCGTTGACCGCCGCCCAACGGCTCGAGCTCGCAGGCTTGCTCGCGATCCTGTTGACCGATCTGGAGTCGTGA
- a CDS encoding low temperature requirement protein A: MSRLVRADAEHSVSTLELFFDLVFVFAITQVTAFVAADPTGYGALQGLLLLCLVYFSWVAYSWLGTSARVDDRAPTAALFGAMAAMFVVAVLMPAWFTGGVWAIVATGSYIAVRALHIVLFRLLGADSPELRKATMQLAASAGVASALLLVGAIVGGTAAVVFVALAVIIDPIGAFTGGGRGWYLAADHFAERHGLIIIIAIGESLIAVGLAIAGTPPTAGSIALGLIGVVCAALLYVLYFRRAADGMLAALAARSGAEQARLGRDAFSYGHLSLIAGIIALALALKKSAIVTATEGLGGHLHGIAGPALAAAGLLILGGMILIRIRTGLGAPAWLIAGMVLVIAAGILSVVLPLAAVLAIAAVGFACAALPQSPTAAPAHSD; encoded by the coding sequence ATGAGCCGCCTTGTCAGGGCCGATGCGGAGCACTCCGTCAGCACGCTGGAGTTGTTCTTCGACCTCGTGTTCGTCTTCGCGATCACCCAGGTCACCGCCTTCGTGGCGGCTGATCCCACCGGGTATGGAGCTCTGCAGGGGTTGCTCCTGCTGTGCCTCGTGTACTTCTCCTGGGTCGCCTACTCGTGGCTGGGCACGAGTGCGCGCGTCGACGACCGCGCCCCGACCGCAGCCCTGTTCGGAGCCATGGCCGCGATGTTCGTCGTCGCCGTGCTCATGCCGGCCTGGTTCACCGGCGGGGTGTGGGCGATCGTGGCCACCGGCAGCTACATCGCCGTTCGAGCGCTGCACATCGTCCTGTTCCGCCTGTTGGGGGCGGACTCACCCGAACTGCGGAAGGCGACCATGCAGCTGGCGGCCAGCGCCGGAGTCGCGTCGGCGCTCTTGCTCGTCGGCGCGATCGTCGGGGGGACGGCGGCGGTGGTCTTCGTCGCGCTCGCGGTGATCATCGACCCCATCGGGGCGTTCACTGGCGGGGGCCGCGGCTGGTACTTGGCGGCGGATCACTTCGCCGAACGCCACGGACTCATCATCATCATCGCCATCGGTGAGTCGCTGATCGCCGTCGGCCTGGCCATCGCGGGCACGCCTCCGACCGCCGGTTCGATCGCGCTCGGCCTGATCGGCGTGGTGTGTGCCGCACTGTTGTACGTTCTCTACTTCCGACGTGCAGCCGACGGAATGCTGGCAGCGCTGGCGGCGCGCAGCGGGGCCGAACAGGCGAGGTTGGGCCGAGACGCGTTCTCCTACGGACACCTGAGCCTGATCGCCGGAATCATCGCCCTGGCCCTGGCCTTGAAGAAGTCCGCCATCGTCACCGCGACCGAAGGACTGGGCGGGCATCTGCATGGGATCGCCGGTCCGGCACTCGCTGCGGCAGGGCTCTTGATCCTCGGCGGAATGATCCTCATCCGGATACGCACCGGACTGGGCGCCCCGGCCTGGTTGATCGCCGGGATGGTGCTCGTCATCGCCGCGGGGATTCTGTCTGTGGTCCTCCCGCTGGCGGCGGTGCTCGCCATAGCCGCCGTGGGGTTCGCCTGCGCAGCACTGCCGCAGTCACCTACGGCAGCGCCGGCCCACAGCGACTGA
- a CDS encoding pentapeptide repeat-containing protein, producing MTIQRLITAFAVAGVTLAASVIAPPATAATCDLGPRAKCAKASLNWKVRAHGSLKRADFHKAKMRGADLRGADLTAADLSGADLRNADLSSAILERANLQGAKLSDTDLTGVDLDKADLAKVDAEDANFQGASLQKAALNNGDFSNANFYGSDLTGADLGGANQPPPPPPFSTAKPKLTTNLINTNFWGATLTDANLTNANLENANLYGVVATTPADFSGALLYSADLSSGLLDGADFSQAFMHASSIQLTAMNGADFTDASLGSVIIINSSFEGANFTGAIFPRAVWINVTCPNGSIQSEPCAG from the coding sequence GTGACGATTCAACGACTCATCACCGCGTTCGCCGTGGCCGGGGTGACCCTCGCCGCCTCAGTCATCGCCCCTCCCGCGACTGCCGCCACCTGCGACCTGGGGCCCCGCGCGAAGTGCGCCAAGGCGTCACTCAACTGGAAGGTCCGCGCCCACGGCAGCCTCAAGCGAGCTGACTTCCACAAGGCCAAGATGCGCGGTGCGGACCTGCGCGGGGCCGACCTGACCGCTGCCGATCTGAGCGGCGCCGATCTGCGTAACGCCGACTTGTCCAGTGCCATCCTCGAGCGGGCGAACCTGCAGGGCGCAAAACTGTCCGACACCGACCTCACCGGGGTGGACCTGGACAAGGCGGACCTGGCCAAGGTCGATGCCGAGGATGCGAACTTCCAAGGGGCGAGCCTGCAGAAGGCCGCCCTCAACAACGGCGACTTCAGCAACGCCAACTTCTACGGATCGGACCTGACTGGCGCTGACCTCGGAGGCGCGAACCAGCCCCCGCCGCCACCCCCGTTCTCGACCGCCAAACCCAAGCTCACGACCAACCTGATCAACACCAACTTCTGGGGAGCCACCCTCACTGATGCGAACCTGACCAATGCCAACCTCGAGAACGCCAACCTCTACGGCGTCGTCGCGACGACACCCGCGGACTTCAGCGGCGCCCTACTGTATTCAGCCGACTTGAGCAGCGGGTTGTTGGACGGCGCCGACTTCAGCCAAGCCTTCATGCACGCGAGTTCGATCCAACTGACTGCCATGAACGGAGCCGACTTCACCGACGCCTCGCTCGGATCCGTGATCATCATCAACTCGAGTTTCGAAGGGGCGAACTTCACCGGCGCGATCTTCCCGCGCGCGGTGTGGATCAATGTCACGTGCCCCAACGGCTCGATCCAGAGTGAACCCTGCGCAGGTTGA
- the hutH gene encoding histidine ammonia-lyase: MTASTPREAIDLADVSIADVVTVARDETPVEVTSAVLTRVEQTRAAIEALAASPNPTYGVSTGFGALATVSIPPERRAALQVSLIRSHAAGSGAGVERDVVRAMMLLRLRTLATGRTGVRPVVVETLAAMLNAGLTPVVREHGSLGCSGDLAPLAHVALAATGEGSVVDRDGSVRPAADALRDAGIAPLTLAEKEGLALINGTDGMTGMLCLVLADLAELLPIADITTAMTVEALLGTDRVFAADLQALRPHPGQALSAGNLRRLLAHSPIMDSHRNDKTHIVQDAYSLRCAPQVTGAARDALDYAMGVADRELHSAIDNPVVTLDGRVESNGNFHGAPIAHTLDFLAIPVADVASMSERRTDRMLDRTRSHGLAPFLAHEVGVDSGYMIAQYTAAGIASELKRLAVPASVDSIPSSALQEDHVSMGWHAGRKLMAAVAGLRQVLAIELLTAARALDLRAPLRPAPGTAAAVAALREVVPGPGPDRVVADEIAAATQVVGSGQLRAAVTAAIGELQ, from the coding sequence GTGACGGCCAGTACTCCCCGGGAGGCGATCGACCTCGCTGACGTGAGCATCGCCGACGTGGTGACCGTGGCCCGCGACGAGACACCAGTCGAGGTCACCTCCGCGGTCCTGACCCGCGTGGAACAGACCCGCGCGGCCATCGAGGCCCTGGCCGCGTCGCCGAACCCGACCTACGGAGTCTCGACGGGATTCGGCGCTCTCGCGACCGTGAGCATCCCCCCGGAACGCCGGGCTGCGTTGCAGGTCAGCCTGATCCGAAGCCACGCCGCGGGCTCGGGTGCTGGGGTTGAGCGCGACGTCGTGCGAGCGATGATGCTGCTCCGGCTGCGCACGCTGGCCACCGGACGCACCGGTGTCCGCCCCGTCGTGGTCGAGACGCTCGCCGCCATGCTCAACGCGGGACTGACGCCGGTGGTCCGCGAGCACGGCTCGCTGGGCTGTAGCGGTGACCTGGCGCCACTGGCGCACGTGGCACTTGCCGCCACCGGGGAGGGGTCGGTCGTGGACCGGGACGGATCGGTCCGACCCGCGGCCGATGCGCTGCGGGACGCTGGGATCGCTCCGTTGACCCTGGCCGAGAAGGAGGGGCTGGCGCTCATCAACGGCACCGACGGGATGACCGGGATGTTGTGCCTGGTGCTCGCGGACCTCGCCGAGCTACTCCCCATCGCGGACATCACGACCGCGATGACCGTCGAGGCGCTGTTGGGAACCGACCGGGTCTTCGCGGCGGATCTGCAGGCGTTGCGCCCTCACCCGGGGCAGGCACTGTCGGCGGGCAACCTTCGCAGACTCCTGGCGCACTCCCCGATCATGGACAGCCATCGCAACGACAAGACACACATCGTGCAAGACGCCTACTCCCTGCGGTGCGCCCCGCAGGTCACTGGCGCCGCGCGCGATGCCCTCGACTACGCGATGGGAGTCGCGGACCGGGAACTGCACTCCGCCATCGACAACCCGGTCGTGACGCTGGATGGACGCGTCGAATCCAACGGGAACTTCCACGGGGCGCCGATCGCGCACACCTTGGACTTCCTCGCAATTCCCGTGGCCGATGTGGCGTCGATGAGCGAGCGGCGCACCGACCGGATGCTGGACCGGACCCGCAGCCACGGGCTGGCGCCGTTCCTCGCGCACGAAGTCGGCGTCGACTCCGGGTACATGATCGCGCAGTACACCGCTGCCGGGATCGCATCCGAGCTGAAGCGCCTGGCAGTCCCGGCGAGTGTCGACTCCATCCCGAGTTCGGCGTTGCAGGAGGACCACGTCTCGATGGGGTGGCACGCGGGGCGCAAACTGATGGCCGCGGTCGCGGGGCTGCGCCAAGTTCTGGCCATCGAACTGCTCACGGCAGCCCGTGCTCTGGACCTGCGCGCTCCGCTGCGACCCGCGCCGGGCACCGCTGCGGCGGTGGCGGCACTGCGTGAGGTCGTCCCTGGCCCAGGCCCGGACCGGGTCGTGGCCGACGAGATCGCGGCGGCGACCCAGGTCGTCGGATCCGGTCAGCTGCGTGCGGCCGTGACCGCTGCGATCGGCGAACTGCAGTGA